The DNA window CACTTGGCAATACAAGTACTGAGTTATTATTATTGTAATGTAAAAAGGTTCCTGGGTTCGCTAAACAATTTTTTAAATCCATATGAAATTTGCTTGCAGAATCTCCTGTTAGAGAAAATTCTATTTCTTTTCCAGAGTTTGTAATCTTAATTTTCATGATAATTATTTTTAGTTTTATTTTAAAAGATATTTTATGTAAAAATTACGAAATTTTTATTTTACAATCCACAGGATTATTGACCCGAACAATGACATCACCTTTGTCATTAACTTGCCTTGGAGCATATATAGCCTGATAAACACCATCCGTTTGAATAGAAATTGTTATAGTTGGTTTATCAAAACCATGTTTTCTCTTAGGTATCATAATGTATAAGCCTTTATCATCTGTCTTCCATTCATCTTTTTTAAATATTCTTTCGTAGTAAGTGGGCATAAATAGAGATAATATAGAACCACCAGTGCCAAGCAACAAACCGATAAGAGAAATCTTTGAAGCGAGGCTATTCTTATCATAGGCAAACAAAGTAACAATGAGGCCACAAGATAAAAGGCCAATTGAAAAATATAAAATAAGCTTTCTTTTCATGAACATAGTTTTCTCAAATATAGCATTTATTGTCATCTATTTAAAGAAAAACAAAAAAGTCCCACGCAACGTGAGACTTTTTCGATTTTATTTTCCTCCTGGAGGACAATGTTCTTTTAAATATTTGGTAAATAATGTAGCCAGATGAAGAGATGTTCCTTCTCCTTCGTCGATAGCGTGAGTCCTATTAGGATAAGACATCAACTGGAATTGCTTGTTGTACTTCACCAGTTCATTAATGTAGACTTCAGTATTCTGATAGTGTACATTATCATCTCCCGTTCCGTGTACCAATAAAAGATTCCCTTTTAGATTTTTGGCATATGCCAGTGGAGAGCCGTTTACAAAATCTTCCCTGTTTTCCTGGGGAAGTCCCATATATCTTTCCTGATAGATGTTATCATAGAATAGCTGATTGGCTACAGGAGCAATGGCAATTCCTGTCTGATAAATTTCCGGATATTGTCCCAGTAGATTCAAGGTTGAAGAGCCACCGCCGCTCCATCCCCATACTGCCACTCTGGAAGTATCTGCATAGGGCCATTTTGCAAATACGGCTTTAGCACCCATTGCCTGATCACGGATATTAAGCTGTCCGATTTTACGGTAAACAGACTTTCTCCATTCACGGCCTCGTGGAGCCGGCGTTCCCCTGTTTTCCAGAGAAACATATAAATAGCCGTCTTCAGCCATATCTCCGATATATAATTCATTCCAGCCGGTATAAAAATTGTCGGTTACCGTTTGCATTCCCGGTTCTCCGTATACCATGAAAACAACAGGATATTTTTTATCAGGATTAAAATTCTTAGGCTTTACCACCCATCCATCCAGCGTTACATCATCCTGAGTGGTAATCTGGAAAAATTCTGCTTTGGATTTTGTAGGATCGGCCTTTGTGGAACTTACGGGCGGAACCAATTCCTTATGATTAGGAAGTGAGATCACTGCTCCTGATGAACGTGAATTGACATTCGTATTATTTACCATTGCCAACTTCCCATTGGGTGAAATGGTATATTTATTAGTTCCGGGATAAGATTCCGGGGTGATTCTTTCGGCTTTTCCTCCATTAAGACTCACTTTGTACAGGTATTTCTGAGTAGCATTTTTAGGGGAGGCAGAGAAATAGATAAGCTTGTTGGGAATATCAAAAAAGTCAGGTTTTATAACATCGAAAGCATCCTTTGTAATCAGCGTTTCTTTTCCGTTTAAACCTATTTTATAAATGTGTCTCCAACCGTCTTTTTCAGATAGCCACAAAAATTCTTTCCCGTTATCAATCCAGTCCCATCCACTCGGATCACCACTATTCCAGCTCGATTTTATATCAATCCAGGCAGGATCTGCTTCCGTATAAATTGTTTTCGCTGCTCCTGAACCCGCATCTGCTATGATAATTTTACTTTGGTTTTGTTTCCTGTTCAGCTGTTGCAGGATGATTGATTTTGAATCCAATACCCATTCCATTCTTGGAATATAATGTTGTATTTCATCACCTTCAACAGCAGCTTTTTTTGAAGATTTAGCCAATACATCGTAGATCCAGATGGTGCAACCTGATGGATTTTCTCCAACTTTTGGATATTCTACAGGAATGGTAAACGAATACAAACTATCTGTATTATTAATCATCAGAAAATTTTTGGTATTTCGGGCATCCAGTTTCCAGTAGGCAATTTTGCTTCCGTCCGGAGACCATCTGAAGCCATCCTGAGCTCCGAATTCTTCTTCATACGCCCAGTCGAAGGTTCCGTTAATCATTCCGTCAGTTCCGTCATTGGTAATTTTACCGAACTGATGGTTTGAAAGATCTTCGATATAGATATTATGCTTAGATACATAGGCTACTTTTTTTCCGTCCGGAGAAAACTTGGCAAACATCAATGAAGCTGCAGGTAGACCTTTTCCAAGCTGAGTAAGTTTTTTAGTATTCCGGTCAAAAATCCAGTAGTCTCCACGGGTATTATCACGCCAAACCTTTTGGGTATTGGCAAAAAGCAATAAGTTTTTTTCATCAGGAGATACCTGAAAACTCTGTACTTTTAAAGGTTCTGACGATCCGGAGGGAATCAATTCGTTATTATTTAAAAACGTCTGATTTTTATCGGGATTTAATAAATTGACTGTTTCAATGCCCTTTTTGGTAAAGGAATAATAAGCATTACCATCAGGTGTCCATTGCATTTTTTGTGCTGCCAGTGGCGATAAACACAGAAAATATAACGCAATATTGATGAATTTTTTGATACGTTTCATATGGATATTTGATTAAGATAAGTGTTCTGATCTGTAGTTTTCAATTTCTTCAACGGTTTTAATCAATCCATTTCCTAAAAGTCTGTATCCGTCATTCGTAATCAGAAAATTATCTTCTATACGTACCCCACCGAAATTCCTGTATTCATTCACTTTATCATAATTAATAAAATCAGCATTTTTATTTTCAGCCTGCCATATATCGATAAGTTCAGGAATTATGTAAATACCGGGTTCTACCGTCAAAACAAATCCAGGTTCTAAAGCTCTTCCCAGACGCAAAGACTTTAGTCCGAAAGTTTGAGTATCCTTTGGTTCTTCTTCAGTATAACCCACATATTGCTCTCCAAGATCCTCCATATCATGAACATCCAGCCCCATCATATGTCCCAGCCCGCATTGAAAAAATAGGGTATGGGCATGGTTTTTCACGGCTTCCTCTGGGTTGCCTTTCATCAATCCCAGATCAATAAGGCCTTCAACCAGATATTGAGAAGCTTTCAAGTGAATATCTTTGAATCGGATGCCCGGCTTCAGAAGTTGCTGTGCGTTATTAAAAGCATTCAGTACAATTTCATACATTTCTTTTTGCTTTGTAGAAAAAGTATTATCAACAGGGAAAGTTCGGGTTAGATCTCCGGCATATCCCATCGCCGTTTCAGCTCCTGAATCATTGAGGAAAAGATCGCCGCTTTGTAAGGTATTGAGGCGATAATGATTATGAAGAATACCTCCGTTGATGGTTACAATAGGAGGGTAAGACATCTGGCATTCTTTATTTGCTGCAAGGTATTGAATAGCGTTTGCGATTTCATATTCTTTAATACCCGGTTTTGCAGTACGCATAGCCAGTAGATGCATTTCATTAGAAACATTCACAGCGTTTTCTATTTGTACTATTTCCTGTGCTTCTTTCACGGAACGCTGCTTTACAATCGCTTTGATCATTTCAACAGACGGTTGTAATTCCGAGATTTTAATTCCAAGCAAATCACTCAGTATAATTTTATTGGAAGACTGGTACGGTGGGAGATAATGCACCTTTCTGCCAGAAGACTGCACTTTCTGAATATAGTTGAAAAGTTGTGAATAAGGCAAAGTATCCTGTACGCCGGCTTTAAAACTTTTCTCCTTTAGAGTTTCCTGTCTGCCCATCCATACAATATCATCAATACTTAATTCATCTCCGAAAACAATCGTCTTATTTTCATCAATATCGATAATAGCAGCAATTTTAGGCTCCTGAATTCCAAAATAATATAAGTAGGTACTATCCTGGCGAAAATAATACGCATTATCTTCAAAGTTCACGGGATTTTCAATATTTCCCAAAAACAGTAAGATTCCATGATCTACACTGCCTTTTAAGATTTCTCTTCTCTCTTGGTACGTTTGTGCTGAAAACATATATTATGAATACTTTTTTAATTAAAGGTTTAAAGTTACGATTTTGTACTATTTACACCGCTTTGTTCATTAAAATAAATAATAAGTAAAGGTTGGATTTAAATATGATATTCAGTGTTCATATTTTGCTTAAATTCGGCAATATTTTAACATACCAAATTATTATCTCCATAAAATACTAATCCCATGAAGAGTCTTCAATTTTCTGTACCTGCTGACACCAACAAAAGTATCCGCATACAGGAAGATATTATGCCAAATTTCTATCCTTACTTCCATCGTCACACGGAAACTCAGATTATGTGGATTCTTAAAGGACATGGAACACTGGCTATAGAACAGAATCTTTTCAATTTTGAAGCAGGAGATATTTTCTATCTGGGAGCCAATCAGTCTCATGTTTTTAAAGGAGCTTTTAATGAAAACGAAAAACAAAAGGTTCATGCCATTTCTATATTCTTTGATCCTGATAAAAAAATAGCAGCATTTTTTGATCTTCCTGAATTTGAAGAGCTTAAAAATTTCATCGAGCACTCAAAAGTAGGTTTTCAGGTGGCAGCAAAATTAAAATCAAATATAGCAGAAAGTATGGCTGCCCTACAAAAAACACAGGGCATAGAACAGATTATAGACTTTATAAAGATTTTAAATCACCTGATGCAGAACAGGCATTTACATATTCCTTTATCCTCAGAAAAGAACCTGCCTAATCATATTTCGGATAATGACCAGCGGATTATAGATGCTCAGAATTATATTAAGAAAAATTTCACCCAGCAGAAACTCACCCTTGATCTGATTGCGAAAGAAGCTTGTATGACTCCACAGGCATTTTGCAGATCTTTTAAAAAACATACCAGAATTACCTATATTCAATATCTTAATGAATTACGAGTGCAGAGAGCCTGTAGATTATTAACCTCCAGCAGTATGTACAACATTTCTTCCGTTGCTTTTAACAGCGGATTCACTAGTCTTACCAACTTCAACCGGGTATTTAAATCCATCATGAAATACCCTCCAAAAGAATATCTGAAGCATTATAAAGAGGCTACTACAGACCACGAATAATCACATGTTAAAATACGGTTAGAATACATTAAAATATTAACATTTAGCGTTTTAAAATTCACCTAGTTTTGAATAAATATTATTTGATATGAGTACAAAACTAAGCTGGGAAGGGATTTATCCTGCTGTATTAACTCCTTTTACAAAAGAAGGAAAAATTGATTTTGAAATGTTTGCAGTCAATACAGAAGCCCAGATTAAAGCCGGAGTTCATGGAATTATCCTTGCCGGAACATTAGGAGAAGCCAGTGTCTTGGAAACCGAAGAAAAGTTTGAACTTCTCCAATATGCAAAAAAAATTACAGCGGGAAGAATTCCTGTTATTCTTAACCTTTCTGAAAATACAACCAAAAATGCAGTAGGCTTTGCCCAAAAAGCAAAAGAACTGGGAGCGGATGGATTAATGCTTCTCCCTCCAATGCGTTATAAAGCAGACAGCTGTGAAGTGGTAGAATATTTCAAAGCGGTTGCCACAGCTACAGATCTTCCTATCCTTATCTATAACAATCCTGTTGATTACGGAATTTATGTCACCCTGGAAATGTTTGATGAACTTATTGAAT is part of the Chryseobacterium lactis genome and encodes:
- a CDS encoding aminopeptidase P family protein; the encoded protein is MFSAQTYQERREILKGSVDHGILLFLGNIENPVNFEDNAYYFRQDSTYLYYFGIQEPKIAAIIDIDENKTIVFGDELSIDDIVWMGRQETLKEKSFKAGVQDTLPYSQLFNYIQKVQSSGRKVHYLPPYQSSNKIILSDLLGIKISELQPSVEMIKAIVKQRSVKEAQEIVQIENAVNVSNEMHLLAMRTAKPGIKEYEIANAIQYLAANKECQMSYPPIVTINGGILHNHYRLNTLQSGDLFLNDSGAETAMGYAGDLTRTFPVDNTFSTKQKEMYEIVLNAFNNAQQLLKPGIRFKDIHLKASQYLVEGLIDLGLMKGNPEEAVKNHAHTLFFQCGLGHMMGLDVHDMEDLGEQYVGYTEEEPKDTQTFGLKSLRLGRALEPGFVLTVEPGIYIIPELIDIWQAENKNADFINYDKVNEYRNFGGVRIEDNFLITNDGYRLLGNGLIKTVEEIENYRSEHLS
- a CDS encoding AraC family transcriptional regulator, which gives rise to MKSLQFSVPADTNKSIRIQEDIMPNFYPYFHRHTETQIMWILKGHGTLAIEQNLFNFEAGDIFYLGANQSHVFKGAFNENEKQKVHAISIFFDPDKKIAAFFDLPEFEELKNFIEHSKVGFQVAAKLKSNIAESMAALQKTQGIEQIIDFIKILNHLMQNRHLHIPLSSEKNLPNHISDNDQRIIDAQNYIKKNFTQQKLTLDLIAKEACMTPQAFCRSFKKHTRITYIQYLNELRVQRACRLLTSSSMYNISSVAFNSGFTSLTNFNRVFKSIMKYPPKEYLKHYKEATTDHE
- a CDS encoding alpha/beta hydrolase family protein — its product is MQTVTDNFYTGWNELYIGDMAEDGYLYVSLENRGTPAPRGREWRKSVYRKIGQLNIRDQAMGAKAVFAKWPYADTSRVAVWGWSGGGSSTLNLLGQYPEIYQTGIAIAPVANQLFYDNIYQERYMGLPQENREDFVNGSPLAYAKNLKGNLLLVHGTGDDNVHYQNTEVYINELVKYNKQFQLMSYPNRTHAIDEGEGTSLHLATLFTKYLKEHCPPGGK
- a CDS encoding dihydrodipicolinate synthase family protein, yielding MSTKLSWEGIYPAVLTPFTKEGKIDFEMFAVNTEAQIKAGVHGIILAGTLGEASVLETEEKFELLQYAKKITAGRIPVILNLSENTTKNAVGFAQKAKELGADGLMLLPPMRYKADSCEVVEYFKAVATATDLPILIYNNPVDYGIYVTLEMFDELIEYPTIQAVKESTRDLANVTRMINRFGKRIKILGGVDTICLETLMLGADGLVAGLVDAFPNETMAMYNYAKAGEYGKALEIYRWFMPLLELDINPKLIQYIKLAATAEGISNPYVRAPRLELQGEEASRIKRIIEEGRAKRPALD